The following DNA comes from Gimesia sp..
TCAACCAGAGCAGCCGCTGATTCAGAGTCAGCTGAAATTCACGCCCCGGGATTACCAGGCTGAGGCGATCGGGAATTTCTACGATCTGATCGACAACGGTTCCCCGGGCGCTATTGCACGTTGCTTTACCGGCGGCGGGAAAACGTTCATGGGGGCTCTGGGTGCTGAACGCTGGCTTCCCCGGTCTGACGATCATTATGTGATGGTGCTGGCTCATGAGCGACAACTGGTTAATCAGTTCCGTGATGAACTCCGTGAGTTTCTCGGAATCCCGGTCGGTCTGGAAATGGGGGATGATGGCAGTGTGGCCTTTGGGAGATATGACACGCCCCGAATCACGGTGGCCAGTCGGGCCACGCTGGCGGAAAAGGACGGTAAATCCCGGCTCTATAAATTCGACTGGCGAAAAAAATGGCTGATCATCGTGGATGAATGCCATCGCTACGCATATTCGCTCCCCTCCTGCAGGCACATTATTGACTGGTTCGAGCAGAACCCGGAAAGCAAACGACTGGGCTTGTCAGCGACTCCGGAGCGTGGAGACGGCATTTCACTGGGGCGGCTGTTTCCTGATGTGGCCCTGGATTACAAAATGTTCGGCAAGGACAAAAACGCCATCCGCGACGGGTGGTGTGTGCCCTTCGATCAGCGGTTCGTGAGCGTGGAAGGAGTCGACTTTCAGAACCTCAAAGAGGTCAACGGTGATTTCGATGTCCATGAACTGGATGAGGTGCTGAGGCAACGTGAGGCCCTGCTGTCGATGGTCAAGCCGACACTGGATCTGGTCGGTGATCGGCGGACCGTGATTTTCAATCCGACAAAGAAAATGGCACGGGCGATCGCTCACACCATCAACGAATTTAAACCGCATTCCGCACGGTACGTGGACGGGGAAGCCAGTGACGATCTGAGACAGAAGCGATTCAGCCAGCATCAAAGCGGTCAGTTTCAGTTCCTGTCGGTCTGCGGGCTCTGTCGTGAGGGGTACAACGATCCGGGAATCAAAGCGGTGGCTGTGTTCCGACCGACGAAAAGCCGATCCCTGGCGGAACAGATGAAGGGTCGGGGGTGCCGACCACTACGGGGTGTGGTGGATGGACCGGAGACCGCCGAGCAACGCCGGGCGGCGATTGCTGCGAGTGATAAGCCGAATTGCATGATTATCGATCTGGTGGGTGTGACAGGGCTGCCACCAGTGGCATCAACGGCACACCTGATCGCCAGTGGGAAGCCGGACGCCGTGATCAAGCGGGCCAATGAGAATGCCCAGAAAAACGACGGTCCGACCGACATGGAAGAGGAAATTGCCAAAGCGGAAAAACAGATCAACGAAGAGAACGAAGCCGCCCGCCTGCGACGTCTGGAACAGCAACGTCTGGAGCGTGAAGAGGCGGACCGCCTGTCCAGACTCAAGGGAGAGGTCAGGTATTCGACCAGCACGGTTGTGGATGGTCAGGGGGTCGCGAAACGGGAAGTCAAGGGGACAAAACAGGCGATACTCAAAATGCCTTTCGGGAAGTTCGAAGGCACACCCATCAAGGAACTGCCGGACTGGTATCTGTCCTGGGCAGCGGAGAAATGCGGAAACACGAACGTAGCCCGGGCCGCCCGGAATGAGGTCAGCCGCCGTGAGGGGAAAGTTCCCGCAACCGGTAAACAGATCGACGTACTGTCGAAATTTGGACTGGCCACAGACGGACTGAGTAAAGCCCAGGCGAACGAACTGATTAAAGACTGGGATTTAACAATATGAAACACGTTGTAGGGTTTTCAGGTGGTGTGGACAGTCAAGCGTGTCTGTGGTGGGCTCGCCAGCGGTTCGGTGATGATAACGTGATCGCGATGAATTCAGACGTGGGAGGTCATGAGCATCCAATCACCACGGAGTTCATCAAGCAATTCAGCGAGACCGTATTCCCAGTGGTTCAAGTTACGCCATTGGTACGGGATCTGGGAACACGTGGCACGAGGCCGGGAAAGACGCGGGATCGTCGTCAAGAGTTCAACGAAGATGATGTACTGTCGTTCGACAGACTCGCATATATCAAGCAGCGGTTCCCATCACGCAAGGCTCAATTCTGCACAGAACATTTGAAGCTGGCTCCTCAGCGCAGATGGTGTGATGAAAACCTGAGAGAAAACGATATTGAGTTTGAGCGGTATGCCGGTGTCCGTTGCGATGAATCAAACAAAAGGGCGGACACTCCAGATCGCACCTGGGATGACTATTTCAACTGCTGGATCAATTATCCGATTCGATGTTGGACCAAACAGGAATGTTTCTCTGTGCTCAAAAAGGCCGGTGAGGAAGTCAACCCCCTTTATCGAATGGGGTTTGGTCGTGTCGGCTGTGCCCCCTGTGTCAATGCTAGCAAGGGGGACGTTAGGGAGTGGTCTGCTCGCTTTCCGGAAATGATTGATAAGGTCCGGGACTGGGAAGAAAGCGTCGGAAAGACTTTCTTTATGCCTCTGGTTCCAGGAATGGAGATCAACTGGATTGACGACGTCGTGAAGTGGTCCAAGACAGCACATGGCGGCAAGCAGCCAATGTTGCCCCTGATCGAAGTCGAAGCCGATGCGGGAATGTGTAGCAGTAAATACGGACTTTGTGAATAACTAAAGATGCATTGTATAGCCCAGATAGGCAACCGGTTAAACGGCATGGCTACCGAGTACGTTGAGGCGTCGAAGGCCATGCGAACAAATCAGACACCCAGAGCCGTAAAGAATAACGGGGGATACCGTGGCGGGTGCAGAGGACTGATTGAGACGTGAGGAGCTCGGGAGACCGGGAAGGGATCACAAAGTGTGGTTGGTGCAGCGTCTATAAACAAGAGCCGGCATATGGAGCTATTGCGCACTGATGAAAGGGTGAAACATTGAACCATCGAGAAAGAGTGATTTCCCAGGCTGTTAAATATGCAGCTCACTTTGGTCTGGCTGTCCTGCCGTTGAGCAGTTCCAAAAAGCCGCCGAGTAATTATTCCTGGGAGCCACTTCAACAACGTCGGATGACAGTTCCAGAGATTACGAGTTGCCCAGTGTGGGAAAACGTCGGAATCGTAACAGGCGAAGTCAGCGGAGTGGCGGTAGTGGATTGTGACACCATGGAGGCGGCTAACCAGTTTTGGCAAAAGCGTCCGACTCCTGTGGTGGTTCAGACGCCGAAAGGCTTTCATTTCTTCTATCGCCATCCTGGCCAGCCTGTGAAAACTTGTCAGGCGGACGGTTTTGATATTCGGGGCGATGGTGGTTACGTGGTCGCGCCTCCTTCGGTGGTGGCTGGAAAAACATATTCATTCGACCGGGGGGCCGATGAACTGTTCCCCGAGAAACTGCCGTTGTTTGATCTGAACTGGATCCCGCAACCGAAAACCGAAACCGGTTCACCGGCTGTGGATCGGCGGGTCAAAGATGGCGAAGCCTACATTTCAAAGATTTTCGCTATTGAAGGTCAGCAGGCACACAACAGCACATTCCGTGCTGTCAACCGGCTGAAAGATTCAGGGATGAGCGAACTGGAAGCATGGATGGTGCTGGTTCGATGGAACCAGACGAACTGCTTTGGCAAAGACGGCAGGCCGTACCCATGGTCTGACAAAGAACTGTTACACAAACTCAAATCTGTTTATTGAAAGGCATCTATTGTGGCGAGTTTCAACAAAGTAATTTTAGTCGGCAATCTGACCCGGGACCCTCAAGTCAGATACACACCAGGCGGATCGGCGGTCGCTGAAATCGGTCTGGCGGTGAATCGAAAGTGGTTCAACAAGAACACGAATCAGCAGCAGGAGGAAGTCACATTCGTAGATATCACGCTGTGGGGGCGGACTGCTGAGGTTGCTCAGGAATACCTGACCAAAGGACGGTCAGTGCTGATTGAGGGGCGTCTGCAGCTGGATCAGTGGGACGACAAAGAGACCGGCCAGAAACGCTCCAAGCTCAAGGTGGTTGGGGAAAACATGACCATGCTGGGCGGTGGTGGCGGTCAGCAGCAGGGGCAGCAGCAATACAATCAGGGCTATCAACAGCCGGCTGGGAACTACCAGGACAACGTTTCCAATGATGGATTCATGGACTGGAACAACGGCGGCGGAAACGACGCATTCTGAAAGGCGGTGAACCGCGATGGCTAAAAAGAAGCAACCAGATCAAGAAGCCATCTTCCTGGGAATCTGGCGGGACGTAACCCAGTTACCACCGCCAGAGCGGGAGATTCAATTCCATCCCACGCGGAAATGGCGTTTTGATTTCGTCTGGCCAGAACAACGCGTCGCGGTGGAGATCCACGGCGGGACATTCATGAAGGGCAGGACCGGTCACACCTCGGGGGTGGGCGTTCAACGGGACTGCGAAAAAAGCAATGCAGCAACGATGCTCGGATGGCGGGTGCTGCACTTCACAACTCAGGACCTGAGACAGCGACCGGTTCAGTGTTGTGAGGATGTGATATCACTTTTGAATTGGAAATTTTCTCGATGATGGATCAACAGGTTGACCTGAAAAAAATACCTTCATCTGCAGTCGGGTTCGATAAGCCTTATTGCTTCAAACATAATCAGGATTTCCGAGTGGAAAAAGTGACACGAAGCTATGATTTTGATCGATGTCGACTTACTGTAACTCGATACTGCATCTGTAAAAAATGTCAGGCAGATGGAGAGAAGAACTTTCGAAAATTGGTGAATTCCAAAGACTTTGATTTATAATTCCGGTTTCAAACCGCACCAGAAAGGCCGTACTATGCCATTAAGCCACTTTGATCACGAACGCCTGGTTAAACTGAAGGACAATGTCCGGGGGCTTCACGACGACGAGGAAGCTGATATCAGATTCCTGGCTGAATGCATCTGGAAAATCAATCTCTACCTGCAGCAGCGGGAAGACTACGAAGCCGAACAGGCAGAACAGGGGGAATGAGATTATGAGCTGGTCCCCAGAACTTATCGAATCGGAAAAACGATTTCGCGATGCTTTTGAAAGGGCAGAACGGATACTGCAAAAGGCGATTGCCTCGAAAAGCCCGGAAGAACGCAAAGAGCATAACCAGCGAATGCAGCGTTTGAAATTGATTTGGCCAAGATAAAACTTTTCGAGTTGTTCCTATACGTAGGAACCGACACGCTCTTTAAACCAACATCCTGAGATACCATTCACACCTGTCAAACGGCAGGTGTTTTTTTATTGGTGCATCGGATGTGGGCATGATTGATTTCTTTCAACCGGACAATTTCCAGACCCTCTCCCAGTTCGTGATGTGGACGGTGGGCGGAACCTGCTTACTTGTGTCCGGTCTGGCTTCATGGACTCTGATCTACATCATCAACATCGCCGGAAATATGGCCGAGACCAAAGCGTCCTGTCAGCTGATCGCCGCCAGCCTGTCTGAGTTCAAGCAGGAGAACGAACAGGATCATCTGGCCTTACATGGCCGTATCACCAAAGTCGAAGAGGTCAACCACGATCAGGGGTTGGCGATTCACAGTTTACAGAAGGGGAGTTGCTGAGATGTGGAATGAGATCAGATCGAACTGGGTGCAATGGATCGTTGTGGTATTGCTTGGTGTGGCGGTAGTGCAGGCGCTGCGATGTAACAAGGAAATATCCGAACTGAAGACGGATTTGCAATCTGAATTAAAGCAGGCCCATCAGGATACGCGACCGCTGATCGACATTGAGAAACCGGTTCAGCAGTTTCTCAGTCAGATTGCCAAGGTTAATCAGGCGAAGCCGAAACAGGTTGATTCCAGGCCAGTTTCCGAAGCGGTCACCATGGCCATGTATCAAAGTAAGCGGGAAATGGAGGAGATGCGAAAGCTGATTTCCGGGCTGGCTCACCAGGTGCAGACGATGCAATTTCGATCTGCCGGGAAAACGACGCCCGTGGATCGCAGTGGTAACACTGAGGAAGCTCTGAACGACATCTATGCCGATGTCAACCCGCCGGAACTGCCAGACCCGATGGTCAAAGCACTGGCCCGCAATCCCGGTTCCCGCATCGTGGCGGATCCGGACACCGGGGAATACATCCCCGAAGTGACTGCCTGGAGGGAAACCAGCTGGGGTGGTGGAAAGCAGCTTCACCTGATGCGTCACCGAGGCAAGCTCCACGGTCAGACGGTTCTGTATCGTTCCCGCATTAAACAGCAGCAGGAGCAACAGCAGCCCGCTAAGGAAGAGGAACCAGCGTTCAATCTGAACCTGGGCAATAACTGAGGTGCAGCATGGCCTACTCTCCCGCACTCGCTCTGACTTGCGCAGAATACTCAGCAAAGGTCTATCTGGAACCTGACCAGCACGTCCTGGCTGATAGCAACCAGGCGTTTATTTCTCGGTTCGGAACTCAGGTCTGGCTGATCAATGCAGCTGAGGCTGTCTATGTCATTTTTCGGGGCACCTCTGATGAGGACTTTTTCACTGACCTGAAATTCCGGAAAACCGAAACCGACTTCGGGCGAGTGCATAGGGGCTTTCATGACTATGTGATGTTGGCTCAATGGGAGGTCATTCAGCAGTTGCTGCAGTGGGTTCCGCGGATGGATAAACCAGTCATTCTGACGGGGCATTCTCTGGGGGCAGCAGCAGCTGTGATCGAAGCCTGCTATCTGAATGAGCTGGGCTTCGATATCGCAGGTATTTACACATTCGGGGAACCGCGGATCGGCAACGGCCGGTTCGCGAGATTCGTTGACGATGCATTCGACGGGAAACACTTCCGGCATGTCAACGGTCTTGATGGCGTTCCGATGATTCCCCCACTTCATTGGGGCTTTCGGCATTGCGGACAACGGTTCTACTTTTCGACCTATAAACAGCAGTTGATCCGCAATGCCCCGCTCTGTCAGGTCATGCTTGAACGTCTGCCAATTCTAATCAAAAGGCCCTGGAAATGGGGCACATACAAAATCATTGATCACGCTGTCGCTGGCTATGTGGGCGCGTGCGAACGAAACCTGGAAACTGTGAGGGAAAAATGAAACGATTCATTCTGTTAATTCCGTTGTTGCTGTGTGCGACCGCTCTGCAGGCTGCTGAGTATCGTACTCCGAATTTTACCGTTTACTGCTCTGACTCTGACCTGGCACAACAGATCGGCGATACCGCCGAACACTTCCGGAAGCAGCATGCCCAGGAATGGCTGGGAACTGAATTGCCGAAATGGTATTTACCTTGCCCAGTCCACGTGAAATTCGGTCAAATCTCTTCTGGTGGTGCAACCAGCTTCACCTTCGACAGGGGAGAGGTCACAGGCTGGAAAATGGACATCTACGGCACTCCGGATCGTCTATTGGATTCCGTTGTCCCGCATGAGGTATTGCACACGATTTTTGCTTGTCGATACAGACGCGCACTCCCCAGATGGGCGGATGAAGGGGCAGCGACCTATACCGAGTCTGAAGCTGAGCAGAAACAGTATCGTGATGCAGGGCTCCAGGTGGTGGGAACGCAGGAGCATATCCCGCTTTCAAATCTGCTGTCAGCGACTGAGTATCCCGCGGATGGTCGGAAGGTCTTTGTGTTCTACGGTCAGGCTTTTGTCCTGGCCGAATATCTGCTGGATTTGAAAGGCTGTCCTGAATACGTTTCGTTCCTGGATACCTACTTCAAAACAGGCAGCTGGGAGGCTGCTTTCGAGAAGCACTATGGGCAGAACCCCGGGGAAGCCTACACCGGGGCGATTACGGCGAATAAGCCGCCCAGCACACCAGTGGACTACGACACATATCACATTGACATCTTCGTCCAGTCTGACTGTCCACCCTGTGAGAAGTTCAAAACAGAGCAACTACCAGCCCTGATGAAAGCCAAAAATCTGAAGGTCCGTATTTACGACATGGACAAGGATTACACCTGGGAACGTGCGAAGCAGGACGGGATCACCGGGACGCCGGCATTTATCGTTTACCGCAATGAGAGACGACAGGCTGTTCTTCAGGGCTTCCGTACTGCTGAAGAGTTGCTGGCGAAATGTAAGGGAGCCAAAACGGTGAAGGCTGCTCAGGGTATCGGGATCGGGTATTTCGGTCCAGTCGGTGGGGCTCGTAATGATAACCGGGCGAACCCGCATCAGGATTTCAGTCCAGCCCAACGGCAACTGTTGAATGACATGATTGACCAGCGGTCTCAGCTTGCGATCAATCAGACGATCACTGACCGCATGGGCGATTTAACAGGACTGATGAAATCGGAAATCAAATCCTTTGCCCTGGAAGTTCAGGCGAAACTGACCGACGAACAGAAAGCTCTGATCAATGCGACCGACGAGCAGAAATCAATTATCGCAGGATTCAAAGGTCAGATTGAAGCAGTGGAAGCAGAGAAGACTGCGTTCATCGAGAAGCATGCAGCCGCTCTGGAAGAGCAGAAGAAACAGGCTGAGGCATTGGCAGCGGAAGTCAAAGCGGCAAAGGACGCTGCAGCGGATGCCCAGACAGAAAGCCTAAGTCTGAAAGAGAAGCTGGCGAACCTTGCTAAGGATGGCGTGAAAACAGCTGCTTCCGGTTTCATTGGATCTGCAATGGGTGGAACGACTCCGCCCGCTCTGGCCATGACTCTGATCGGCGGGATTGCAACGTTTCTCTGGAATCGTCGCAAGAAGGATGAGCTGGCCAAGAAGGCCTGAGTTGTTTCAGTTGTCCGGTTGTTTTTTAGTAGGTGAGTTGATGGAACAAAACTTAAATGAACAGCAGATTAAATGTCCTAAATGTCTTGGTGTTTGGTTTATCAGATCCGATCAGGCAGTAGCTGTTTGTAGGTATGGTAAGTGCGCTTGCTGTCTGGTCGATGATAAAGACGAATTCGACCCCAGCCAATTACGCGTGTTCGACCTAAAAAAGGGAGTGACCACCAGAGCAAAGGCGGAAGCGGATCAGATTGCCGAGATGAAAGACAATCCAGTGTGGACAGCGGATGATGACCTGGACGCGTGCGGTGGTGGTGAAACCGGTGAAGTCTGCAGGATTGATGATGTCGTCGATAGTAATCCCGATGAATACCAGGTGGTCTATATAACGCCATGGGGCGATGAACTGGAAGCAACGGTTATTGACAAGGTCAGAATGAACCCGGGCTATTTCGAGCTGCTGTGCCCTGAAATCTCAGAAAAACCGTTCATTTGCTGCAAGTCGGATATTAAGTCAGCGAGAAAGGTAACACTGGAACCTGGTGACCGTGTAGATATTCCCGGTGACAGCCTGTCATGGTTCGATCAGTGCGTGCAATTCATACCACTTACGCTGATTGCGTCACTATGTAGCTTTGCCGCTGGAGCCGCCTGGTATCGCTGGATGGAGCGTCTATAGGCGGTGCCGCGGGTCCTTCCTGAAGGTGAAAATGAATATTCATAGCGGCGGGAACTACCGGTATTTGAGGTATCTTTACTTACGCACGTGTGGCAGATCGAATGGTTGTTAGATGGTCTCACAGAATGTCAGTTATGCGGACCGGGAAGCCGAACGGGTCCGAAAGTTCCAGGCAGCTCAACGTGCCCATTCTCAGGATGTCTATTCTCAGTTCGGTGAAATCCTTGATGCTGGCCCGCTGGAGCCCGAGCGACGGGAACGCACATCAAAGAGCCTGGCTTATACATGCGAGACTTACGGTGGCAAAGCTTTCAATCTGAAGTGGTCACCGAACCACATTAAGGCGATCGACCGGATTGAATCGGCTGTCTTCCATCGTCTGGGTTTCGCTTTCGCCATGCCCCGCGGAACCGGTAAAACGACACTTGCCCGTTGGGGTGTTCTCTGGGCGATTATCAATGGATGGACGGAATATGCTGTTCTGATCGGTGCATCGCAGAAATCTGGTGACCGTTTAATCAAGAACCTGAAATCCACACTCCGGTTCAATCAATTGCTCTGGGAGGACTTCCCAGAAATCTGTGTTCCGATCCGGCATATCAAAGGCGAGGCCAGACGCTCTACAGGCCAGAAGTTCAAAGGCGACCCCACTATGA
Coding sequences within:
- a CDS encoding DUF3820 family protein produces the protein MQQFLFQNDQPEQPLIQSQLKFTPRDYQAEAIGNFYDLIDNGSPGAIARCFTGGGKTFMGALGAERWLPRSDDHYVMVLAHERQLVNQFRDELREFLGIPVGLEMGDDGSVAFGRYDTPRITVASRATLAEKDGKSRLYKFDWRKKWLIIVDECHRYAYSLPSCRHIIDWFEQNPESKRLGLSATPERGDGISLGRLFPDVALDYKMFGKDKNAIRDGWCVPFDQRFVSVEGVDFQNLKEVNGDFDVHELDEVLRQREALLSMVKPTLDLVGDRRTVIFNPTKKMARAIAHTINEFKPHSARYVDGEASDDLRQKRFSQHQSGQFQFLSVCGLCREGYNDPGIKAVAVFRPTKSRSLAEQMKGRGCRPLRGVVDGPETAEQRRAAIAASDKPNCMIIDLVGVTGLPPVASTAHLIASGKPDAVIKRANENAQKNDGPTDMEEEIAKAEKQINEENEAARLRRLEQQRLEREEADRLSRLKGEVRYSTSTVVDGQGVAKREVKGTKQAILKMPFGKFEGTPIKELPDWYLSWAAEKCGNTNVARAARNEVSRREGKVPATGKQIDVLSKFGLATDGLSKAQANELIKDWDLTI
- a CDS encoding phosphoadenosine phosphosulfate reductase family protein, giving the protein MKHVVGFSGGVDSQACLWWARQRFGDDNVIAMNSDVGGHEHPITTEFIKQFSETVFPVVQVTPLVRDLGTRGTRPGKTRDRRQEFNEDDVLSFDRLAYIKQRFPSRKAQFCTEHLKLAPQRRWCDENLRENDIEFERYAGVRCDESNKRADTPDRTWDDYFNCWINYPIRCWTKQECFSVLKKAGEEVNPLYRMGFGRVGCAPCVNASKGDVREWSARFPEMIDKVRDWEESVGKTFFMPLVPGMEINWIDDVVKWSKTAHGGKQPMLPLIEVEADAGMCSSKYGLCE
- a CDS encoding bifunctional DNA primase/polymerase produces the protein MNHRERVISQAVKYAAHFGLAVLPLSSSKKPPSNYSWEPLQQRRMTVPEITSCPVWENVGIVTGEVSGVAVVDCDTMEAANQFWQKRPTPVVVQTPKGFHFFYRHPGQPVKTCQADGFDIRGDGGYVVAPPSVVAGKTYSFDRGADELFPEKLPLFDLNWIPQPKTETGSPAVDRRVKDGEAYISKIFAIEGQQAHNSTFRAVNRLKDSGMSELEAWMVLVRWNQTNCFGKDGRPYPWSDKELLHKLKSVY
- the ssb gene encoding single-stranded DNA-binding protein, yielding MASFNKVILVGNLTRDPQVRYTPGGSAVAEIGLAVNRKWFNKNTNQQQEEVTFVDITLWGRTAEVAQEYLTKGRSVLIEGRLQLDQWDDKETGQKRSKLKVVGENMTMLGGGGGQQQGQQQYNQGYQQPAGNYQDNVSNDGFMDWNNGGGNDAF
- a CDS encoding lipase family protein, which encodes MAYSPALALTCAEYSAKVYLEPDQHVLADSNQAFISRFGTQVWLINAAEAVYVIFRGTSDEDFFTDLKFRKTETDFGRVHRGFHDYVMLAQWEVIQQLLQWVPRMDKPVILTGHSLGAAAAVIEACYLNELGFDIAGIYTFGEPRIGNGRFARFVDDAFDGKHFRHVNGLDGVPMIPPLHWGFRHCGQRFYFSTYKQQLIRNAPLCQVMLERLPILIKRPWKWGTYKIIDHAVAGYVGACERNLETVREK
- a CDS encoding thioredoxin domain-containing protein; its protein translation is MKRFILLIPLLLCATALQAAEYRTPNFTVYCSDSDLAQQIGDTAEHFRKQHAQEWLGTELPKWYLPCPVHVKFGQISSGGATSFTFDRGEVTGWKMDIYGTPDRLLDSVVPHEVLHTIFACRYRRALPRWADEGAATYTESEAEQKQYRDAGLQVVGTQEHIPLSNLLSATEYPADGRKVFVFYGQAFVLAEYLLDLKGCPEYVSFLDTYFKTGSWEAAFEKHYGQNPGEAYTGAITANKPPSTPVDYDTYHIDIFVQSDCPPCEKFKTEQLPALMKAKNLKVRIYDMDKDYTWERAKQDGITGTPAFIVYRNERRQAVLQGFRTAEELLAKCKGAKTVKAAQGIGIGYFGPVGGARNDNRANPHQDFSPAQRQLLNDMIDQRSQLAINQTITDRMGDLTGLMKSEIKSFALEVQAKLTDEQKALINATDEQKSIIAGFKGQIEAVEAEKTAFIEKHAAALEEQKKQAEALAAEVKAAKDAAADAQTESLSLKEKLANLAKDGVKTAASGFIGSAMGGTTPPALAMTLIGGIATFLWNRRKKDELAKKA